Proteins encoded together in one Vigna angularis cultivar LongXiaoDou No.4 chromosome 5, ASM1680809v1, whole genome shotgun sequence window:
- the LOC108339625 gene encoding nuclear transcription factor Y subunit A-9, with amino-acid sequence MPGKPDCDDYGEQIQFHPWWRAIGENASKSSSADRLNGSPSLPETDKTGGKEYQNIKHDLSSISFSMDKYLAPNPHTEFVGHSVVLTSYSDAQYGQILTTYGQQVMINPPLYGMHQARMPLPLEMEDEPVYVNAKQYHGILRRRQSRAKAELEKKVIRNRKPYLHESRHLHAMRRARGNGGRFLNTKKLENNSSSVTSDEGNNSGANPSANSFNTLHRLTNNENLASSNMVQDMHRVQSFNNGYHNGNCLTALYLSQVNGKKEGGDYFGKERDPLGAFK; translated from the exons ATGCCAGGAAAACCTGACTGTGATGATTACGGTGAGCAGATTCAGTTTCATCCTTGGTGGCGCGCAATTGGAGAAAATGCCTCCAAATCATCTTCAGCTGATCGGTTAAATGGTTCTCCTTCACTGCCTGAAACTGATAAGACAG GTGGTAAAGAGTACCAAAACATCAAACATGACTTGTCTTCAATCTCATTTAGCATGGACAAATACCTTGCTCCCAATCCTCACACAGAATTTGTTGGTCATTCAGTT GTTTTGACATCTTATTCAGATGCACAGTATGGTCAAATATTGACTACTTATGGGCAACAAGTTATG ATAAACCCTCCATTGTATGGAATGCATCAAGCTAGAATGCCTTTGCCACTCGAAATGGAAGACGAGCCTGTTTATGTCAATGCAAAGCAGTATCATGGTATTTTGAGGCGAAGACAGTCACGTGCTAAGGCCGAGCTTGAAAAGAAAGTAATCAGAAACAGAAAG CCATACCTGCACGAATCTCGTCACCTACACGCCATGAGAAGGGCAAGAGGCAATGGTGGTCGCTTTCTCAACACAAAGAAGCTTGAAAATAACAGTTCTAGTGTCACTTCTGACGAAGGCAACAATAGTGGTGCAAACCCCTCAGCAAACTCATTTAACACTCTGCATAGGCTCACCAACAATGAGAATCTAGCCTCATCAAACATGGTTCAGGACATGCACAGAGTTCAGAGTTTCAACAATGGTTACCATAATGGAAATTGTCTTACAGCACTATACCTTTCACAAGTGAATGGAAAAAAGGAGGGAGGAGACTACTTTGGAAAAGAGAGAGACCCTCTTGGGGCTTTCAAATAG